TCCCGGAGGGTGAAGTCTATACATTATACTTTTGAAGCGGCGGCCGGCGGGTTGCGATTGCGTTTCCGCCCCGCGTTTGATTTCATGACCCGCTGAGCATTCCCCCATGGCCAAGTCCACCCATCTCTACGACGAAAGCAAGATCCAGACGCTGTCCGCGCTGGAACACATCCGCAAGCGCACGGGAATGTACATCGGCCGGGTGGGCGACGGCACCCAGTACGACGACGGCATCTATGTCCTCCTCAAGGAGGTCATTGACAACGCCGTGGACGAATTCATCATGGGCTA
This sequence is a window from Candidatus Hydrogenedentota bacterium. Protein-coding genes within it:
- a CDS encoding type IIA DNA topoisomerase subunit B — protein: MAKSTHLYDESKIQTLSALEHIRKRTGMYIGRVGDGTQYDDGIYVLLKEVIDNAVDEFIMG